A portion of the Cloacibacillus sp. An23 genome contains these proteins:
- a CDS encoding MATE family efflux transporter has translation MEKNLTTGSVFKTVVYFSLPYLLSYFLQTLYGMADLFIIGQFRGVASTTAVAIGSQVMHMLTVMIVGLAMGATVMIGRAVGGMDHRGAARAVGNTVTLFMALSVVLTAALLASVGPIVRAMSTPPEAAAGAAAYLAICFAGVPFITAYNIISSIFRGMGDSKSPMYFVAVACAANVGLDYLFIGGFGMDAEGAALATTLSQAVSVAVALAVVRRRKTQIRPARADFRPERKTMAGLLKIGVPVSLQDGFIQIAFIVITVIANRRGLNDAAAVGIVEKIISVLFLVPSSMLSAVSALSAQNFGAGKPERARLTLKYAAAIAVGWGVAATAAMQLYADGAVALFSDAAAVITLGGQYMRGYVWDCIFAGIHFCFSGYFCARGLSVVSFIHNSLSMACVRVPLSYLASVYFPYTLFPMGLASPAGSVFSAAICAGVYLWLERRERRSGDLSAHIG, from the coding sequence ATGGAGAAAAATTTGACGACTGGCAGCGTTTTTAAGACTGTGGTGTATTTTTCGCTGCCCTACCTTCTTTCGTATTTTTTGCAGACTCTTTACGGAATGGCGGATCTGTTCATCATCGGGCAGTTCCGCGGAGTGGCCAGCACGACGGCTGTCGCGATAGGCAGCCAGGTGATGCACATGCTGACGGTAATGATAGTCGGCCTCGCGATGGGCGCGACGGTGATGATAGGACGAGCCGTCGGCGGTATGGATCACAGGGGCGCGGCGCGCGCCGTCGGGAACACCGTGACGCTTTTCATGGCGCTCTCGGTAGTGCTGACGGCGGCGCTGCTGGCCTCGGTAGGGCCGATAGTGCGTGCCATGTCCACGCCGCCCGAGGCCGCCGCCGGCGCGGCGGCCTATCTTGCGATATGCTTCGCGGGAGTTCCTTTCATAACGGCCTATAACATTATCAGCTCGATATTCCGCGGCATGGGCGACTCTAAAAGCCCGATGTATTTCGTCGCCGTCGCCTGCGCCGCGAACGTCGGCCTCGATTATCTGTTCATCGGCGGCTTCGGCATGGACGCGGAGGGAGCGGCTCTCGCGACGACGCTCTCGCAGGCTGTCAGCGTCGCCGTGGCGCTCGCCGTGGTCAGGCGGCGCAAAACGCAGATAAGGCCGGCGCGCGCGGACTTCCGCCCGGAGCGGAAAACTATGGCGGGACTGCTCAAGATAGGCGTGCCGGTGTCGCTTCAGGACGGCTTCATACAGATAGCTTTCATAGTGATAACGGTAATAGCGAACAGGCGCGGGCTAAACGACGCGGCGGCCGTCGGCATCGTCGAGAAGATCATCTCCGTGCTCTTCCTCGTGCCGTCGTCGATGCTCTCGGCAGTCTCCGCGCTGTCGGCGCAGAACTTCGGCGCAGGCAAGCCGGAGCGCGCGCGGCTGACGCTCAAATACGCGGCGGCGATTGCCGTCGGCTGGGGCGTCGCGGCGACGGCGGCGATGCAGCTTTACGCTGACGGCGCGGTGGCGCTCTTCTCCGACGCCGCCGCCGTGATAACGCTCGGCGGGCAGTATATGCGCGGCTACGTATGGGACTGCATCTTCGCGGGGATACACTTCTGCTTCAGCGGCTACTTCTGCGCGCGCGGACTTTCCGTCGTCTCATTCATACACAACTCGCTCTCGATGGCGTGCGTGCGCGTGCCGCTCTCGTACCTCGCCTCCGTCTATTTCCCTTACACGCTCTTCCCGATGGGGCTCGCCTCGCCGGCCGGCTCCGTCTTCTCCGCCGCGATATGCGCCGGCGTCTACCTGTGGCTCGAGAGGCGAGAAAGACGAAGCGGCGACCTCTCGGCGCACATAGGATGA
- a CDS encoding uroporphyrinogen decarboxylase family protein, which produces MTKTERVRAAVAFDAADRIPIGLWPHFTPVDQDVDKLAAAHYRFYDELDLDFVKLMPYGLYGVEDYGVKIKKFNLPDQWAKVDEEFIKTPDDWEKIRPLDVTKGVYGKQLRYAEMMLAGMRAHGDEAPVIHTIFSPLTTLYKLMGWDALKKSMVECPERVHRALATITETTAAFVRENLRLGVSGFFFASQLANYKFMDDAAYDEFGEKYDREVFEAMDERSWFNVVHIHSFTPEPEKSMFRRLVGYPANCINWHDRWCGPTLSEARKLTHKCLIGGINEEQFLNRVDYHELYEHVREAVEYSGGRGFMLGPGCTIYEDTPLENYFAVRMAAEKYGRL; this is translated from the coding sequence ATGACCAAAACGGAGAGAGTGCGGGCCGCCGTCGCCTTCGATGCGGCGGACCGCATACCGATAGGCCTGTGGCCGCACTTCACGCCGGTTGATCAGGACGTGGATAAGCTGGCCGCGGCGCACTACAGATTTTACGACGAGCTGGACCTCGACTTCGTTAAGCTCATGCCCTACGGGCTCTACGGCGTCGAGGACTACGGCGTGAAGATAAAGAAGTTCAACCTGCCCGACCAGTGGGCGAAGGTAGACGAGGAATTTATCAAAACGCCGGACGATTGGGAAAAGATACGCCCGCTCGACGTGACGAAGGGCGTCTACGGCAAGCAGCTCCGCTACGCGGAAATGATGCTCGCCGGGATGCGCGCGCACGGCGACGAAGCGCCGGTCATACACACGATATTCAGCCCGCTCACGACGCTCTACAAGCTGATGGGCTGGGACGCGCTGAAAAAATCCATGGTGGAATGCCCTGAGCGCGTACACAGGGCGCTCGCGACGATAACGGAGACGACGGCCGCATTCGTGCGCGAAAACCTCCGTTTGGGCGTGAGCGGCTTCTTCTTCGCTAGCCAGCTCGCCAACTATAAATTCATGGACGACGCCGCATACGACGAATTCGGCGAAAAATACGACCGCGAAGTGTTTGAGGCGATGGACGAAAGAAGCTGGTTCAACGTCGTCCATATCCACAGCTTCACGCCTGAGCCCGAAAAGTCGATGTTCCGCCGTCTCGTCGGCTATCCAGCGAACTGCATAAACTGGCACGACAGATGGTGCGGCCCGACCCTCTCCGAGGCGCGGAAGCTGACGCACAAATGTCTGATCGGCGGGATAAACGAAGAACAATTTCTCAACAGGGTGGACTATCACGAGCTCTACGAGCACGTGCGCGAGGCTGTGGAATACTCCGGCGGACGCGGATTCATGCTCGGCCCCGGATGCACCATCTACGAGGACACGCCGCTTGAGAATTACTTCGCAGTCCGCATGGCGGCGGAAAAGTACGGACGGCTTTAA
- a CDS encoding DegT/DnrJ/EryC1/StrS family aminotransferase, producing MAGTEIFGREEIAAAADVIERKMIHRYGSHHLRGGVYRAEEFEDAAKAITGSKYALAVSSGTAALITALKGIGVKPGDEVITSPFTFIATVEAIVACDAVPILGELDETLSLDAASAEKLVTPRTKAIMPVHMFGVAADMDKFVALGKKYSIPIIEDACEVVGGTYKGRALGGIGDCGAWSFDPNKTLTVGEAGMVFTDDHDTWFRMDCYHDHGHVHSKEHDRGAEGKFGFGVNYRISELQGALGVVALKKMPEALASLRATKKKIIDAGVAAGLTPRPMHDAEGDTATHVIFMLPTAEAARKFQAASGCAVIADNTWHYAKHWKALQEMGEKEYFGNRTPSYMPETMAQAESLLSRAVMFGLNIHMSDEETEKMIKAVEAGAKAAL from the coding sequence ATGGCGGGAACTGAGATTTTCGGAAGAGAAGAGATAGCCGCGGCGGCGGACGTTATCGAACGCAAAATGATACACCGCTACGGCTCGCACCATCTGCGCGGCGGAGTATACCGCGCAGAAGAGTTCGAGGACGCGGCGAAGGCGATAACCGGCTCTAAATACGCGCTCGCGGTCTCGAGCGGCACCGCGGCTCTCATCACGGCGCTCAAGGGAATAGGCGTCAAGCCCGGCGACGAGGTCATAACCTCGCCCTTCACCTTCATCGCGACGGTAGAGGCGATAGTCGCCTGCGACGCCGTCCCCATCCTCGGCGAGCTCGACGAGACGCTCAGCCTCGACGCGGCCTCTGCCGAAAAGCTCGTCACGCCGCGCACGAAGGCGATAATGCCGGTACACATGTTCGGCGTCGCCGCCGACATGGACAAATTCGTCGCCCTCGGCAAAAAATACAGCATACCGATAATAGAGGACGCCTGTGAAGTCGTAGGCGGCACCTACAAAGGCCGCGCGCTCGGCGGCATCGGCGACTGCGGCGCGTGGAGCTTCGACCCCAACAAAACGCTCACGGTCGGCGAAGCGGGCATGGTCTTCACCGACGACCACGACACGTGGTTCCGCATGGACTGCTACCACGACCACGGCCACGTCCACAGCAAAGAGCACGACCGCGGCGCGGAAGGCAAATTCGGCTTCGGCGTCAACTACCGCATAAGCGAGCTCCAGGGGGCGCTCGGCGTCGTCGCGCTGAAAAAAATGCCCGAGGCCCTGGCCTCGCTGCGCGCGACGAAGAAAAAAATAATAGACGCGGGAGTCGCCGCGGGGCTCACGCCGCGCCCGATGCACGACGCGGAGGGCGACACTGCGACGCACGTCATATTCATGCTGCCCACCGCCGAAGCGGCGCGCAAATTCCAGGCCGCCTCGGGCTGCGCAGTAATCGCCGACAACACGTGGCACTACGCGAAACACTGGAAAGCCCTTCAGGAAATGGGCGAAAAAGAATACTTCGGCAACCGCACGCCATCCTACATGCCCGAGACGATGGCCCAGGCCGAATCCCTTCTGTCGCGCGCCGTCATGTTCGGCCTCAACATCCACATGAGCGACGAAGAGACAGAAAAAATGATCAAAGCCGTAGAAGCGGGAGCGAAAGCGGCGCTGTAA
- a CDS encoding rhodanese-like domain-containing protein produces MKARKFLAIAVMCAAMAAAACGVSAAAEKADGYTKINAQEAKEMIEGSAPVVLLDTRKVEEYNEGHIPGAIVISHESVKTELPKILPDKNATLVIYCRSGKRATAATQDLVAEGYKNIYLYTGGMLDWPYEVAK; encoded by the coding sequence ATGAAAGCAAGAAAGTTTCTGGCGATAGCGGTAATGTGCGCGGCGATGGCCGCGGCGGCCTGCGGAGTGTCGGCGGCGGCCGAGAAGGCCGACGGCTACACGAAGATCAACGCACAGGAAGCCAAGGAAATGATCGAGGGTTCCGCCCCGGTCGTCCTTCTCGACACGCGCAAGGTCGAAGAGTACAACGAGGGACACATACCCGGCGCTATCGTCATCTCCCACGAGAGCGTAAAGACCGAGCTTCCGAAGATTCTCCCCGACAAGAACGCGACGCTCGTCATCTACTGCCGCTCCGGCAAGAGGGCGACGGCGGCCACGCAGGATCTCGTCGCGGAAGGCTACAAGAACATCTATCTCTACACCGGCGGAATGCTCGACTGGCCATACGAAGTAGCGAAATAA
- a CDS encoding TIGR00366 family protein: protein MAETTEKKSRIPHVLVVFVAIIIATALLTYVIPAGKFDTAVNASGRTVVVAGSYHLVEENPCTISGFFESFIKGMQYNASVIFFVLIIGGAFQIITATGVITKISVSAARRFAGNEVWVIPIFVCLFATFGTTMAMSQELVLFVPLGVAIARSMGFDALTGTGMIGLGAVAGYSCGLTSPFNTGVAQTIAELPLYSGMGFRAALLAILLVATCAYLMMYARKVKKNPELSIVADLEKEEKGTNKLNFDEVEKFTPSDWVVVVILIGGLAWLVYSVGKGGWWFAEMSALFIVIGFLSGVVKRFSMNKIAKEFTAGAEMLVLGALVVGCAGSVSVIMNDAGIRDSIINACATAIGGLPSQLSAIGMYITQTLINFPIQSGSGQASVTMPIMVPLGDLVGVSRQTTVLAFLLGDGFTNIIYPTGASMMTYIAMVKIPYAKWVKFVFPIVAVWFVIGLVAVYVAASIGY from the coding sequence ATGGCAGAAACAACGGAAAAGAAATCTAGGATACCGCACGTGCTGGTCGTCTTCGTCGCGATAATAATCGCAACGGCGCTTCTGACATACGTCATACCGGCGGGGAAGTTCGACACGGCGGTGAACGCGAGCGGGCGCACGGTCGTCGTCGCCGGGTCGTATCATCTTGTCGAGGAAAATCCCTGCACGATAAGCGGCTTCTTCGAGTCGTTCATCAAAGGAATGCAGTATAACGCGTCCGTCATTTTCTTCGTCCTCATCATCGGCGGCGCTTTCCAGATAATCACGGCGACGGGAGTCATCACGAAGATTTCAGTCAGCGCGGCGAGACGCTTCGCCGGCAACGAGGTCTGGGTCATACCCATATTCGTCTGCCTCTTCGCGACATTCGGGACGACTATGGCCATGTCGCAGGAGCTGGTGCTCTTCGTGCCGCTCGGAGTGGCGATAGCGCGGAGCATGGGGTTCGACGCTCTCACCGGGACTGGAATGATAGGCCTCGGCGCCGTCGCTGGATATTCCTGCGGACTGACGAGCCCGTTCAACACCGGCGTCGCTCAGACGATAGCAGAGCTGCCGCTCTACTCCGGCATGGGCTTCCGCGCCGCGCTGCTCGCCATACTGCTAGTCGCGACCTGCGCGTATCTGATGATGTACGCGCGCAAGGTGAAGAAAAACCCTGAGCTCAGCATCGTCGCCGACCTGGAAAAAGAAGAGAAGGGCACCAATAAGCTCAACTTCGACGAGGTCGAGAAATTCACGCCGAGCGACTGGGTCGTGGTCGTCATACTCATCGGCGGCCTCGCGTGGCTCGTTTACAGCGTCGGCAAGGGCGGCTGGTGGTTCGCCGAGATGTCGGCGCTCTTCATCGTCATAGGCTTCCTCTCCGGCGTCGTCAAACGCTTCAGCATGAACAAGATAGCCAAAGAATTCACGGCTGGCGCGGAAATGCTCGTCCTCGGCGCGCTCGTAGTCGGCTGCGCTGGCTCCGTCTCGGTAATAATGAACGACGCGGGCATCCGCGACTCGATAATCAACGCCTGCGCGACCGCGATCGGCGGCCTGCCGAGCCAGCTCTCAGCGATAGGCATGTACATCACTCAGACGCTCATCAACTTCCCGATACAGTCCGGCTCGGGACAGGCCAGCGTCACGATGCCGATAATGGTGCCGCTCGGCGACCTCGTCGGCGTCTCGCGTCAGACGACGGTGCTGGCCTTCCTTCTCGGCGACGGCTTCACAAACATAATCTACCCGACCGGCGCGAGCATGATGACCTACATCGCGATGGTAAAGATACCGTACGCTAAGTGGGTTAAGTTCGTCTTCCCTATAGTCGCTGTTTGGTTCGTCATAGGGCTCGTCGCCGTCTACGTCGCGGCCAGCATCGGCTACTAA
- a CDS encoding iron-containing alcohol dehydrogenase, whose amino-acid sequence MNVPKTIKEFVKLEPWWKTPVNTRVVPSEDGVGDIFRMLAEAGKKPFFVVDKALAGQAEFARFFAEKNLFAFDASFSEPRTGDVDALRALIQALPEQPDTLVGVGGGATMDLAKATAICLANPEPAQVYQGYGLDMNKGADIWVLPALTGTGAEITPIAVLRGPEKKLGINNKYTEAEVAVIDPSLARHAPAFNRFYTMMDCYFHHYEIKTSKTSAPEGVEDATLGFALAKQVLSRDLSVYNEENAVISAVASVLGGSSSVSGRVGAAHAISYGLSNSAPHLPHSVAVAISMCALEDVYPDGYGDTMSFLAANGRQKPKAADYGIGEKDVPKMVKTALGMEKLWHSCFGDGWQEKATPEYIEGIYNRIIKER is encoded by the coding sequence ATGAACGTTCCGAAGACTATAAAGGAATTTGTGAAACTTGAGCCCTGGTGGAAAACTCCGGTGAACACGCGCGTCGTGCCGTCGGAGGACGGAGTGGGCGACATTTTCAGGATGCTCGCCGAGGCGGGGAAGAAGCCCTTTTTCGTCGTGGACAAGGCGCTCGCCGGACAAGCCGAGTTCGCGCGCTTCTTCGCCGAGAAGAACTTATTCGCCTTCGACGCCAGCTTCTCCGAGCCGCGCACCGGCGACGTTGACGCTCTCCGCGCGCTGATACAGGCTCTGCCGGAGCAGCCGGACACTCTCGTCGGCGTCGGCGGCGGCGCGACGATGGACCTCGCGAAGGCGACCGCGATATGTCTCGCGAACCCGGAGCCCGCGCAGGTCTATCAGGGCTACGGCCTCGACATGAACAAAGGCGCGGACATCTGGGTGCTGCCGGCGCTGACCGGCACCGGCGCGGAGATAACGCCGATAGCGGTGCTGCGCGGGCCGGAGAAGAAACTCGGCATCAACAACAAATACACGGAAGCTGAGGTGGCGGTCATAGACCCGTCGCTCGCGCGGCACGCGCCGGCCTTCAACCGCTTCTACACGATGATGGACTGCTATTTCCACCACTACGAGATAAAGACGAGCAAGACGAGTGCGCCGGAAGGCGTTGAGGACGCCACGCTCGGCTTTGCCCTCGCGAAGCAGGTGCTGAGCCGCGACCTCTCCGTGTATAATGAGGAAAACGCGGTGATCTCCGCGGTCGCCTCTGTGCTCGGCGGCAGCAGCTCCGTCTCCGGGCGCGTCGGGGCGGCGCACGCCATTTCCTACGGCCTAAGCAACAGCGCGCCGCACCTTCCGCACAGCGTCGCCGTGGCGATTTCGATGTGCGCGCTCGAGGACGTCTACCCCGACGGCTACGGCGACACGATGAGCTTCCTCGCCGCGAACGGACGGCAGAAGCCGAAAGCCGCCGACTACGGAATCGGCGAGAAAGACGTGCCGAAGATGGTAAAGACCGCGCTCGGCATGGAAAAACTGTGGCACAGCTGCTTCGGCGACGGCTGGCAGGAAAAGGCGACGCCGGAATACATCGAAGGCATCTACAACAGAATAATAAAGGAGCGGTAG
- a CDS encoding M20/M25/M40 family metallo-hydrolase, giving the protein MAEKSEIAAKLARALEDERVRAALRFIKESEGDTLELQKRIALTESPTFHEEGRAALVAEHFERLGLSGITRDETGNVFGALRGSGCGCVAAEAHLDTVFPFRTVKEVTEKDGILYCPGISDDARGLAALLTVAEAFVKSGVRTKKDVVFLATVREEGIGGCAGISYFLEKHPAVESCLSIDGPDSDVVVCGGPGIRTRRVTFRGRGGHSYAAYGKNGNPVHAAIAAAAKLAELELPKSPKTTLSVTSFHAGTDAGAHAMPPEASLIVTYRSESACELRKLDRAADEAIARGAEEENARCEARDITFEVQELVDIPAASMPEDSEAVLRMSEAIRALGMTPLLDRNCPTNASAAMGRGVAAVCVGGGGRAGANHSPGEWFDPTDACLGVQAAFLGLLTAAGLAD; this is encoded by the coding sequence ATGGCTGAAAAATCGGAAATAGCGGCTAAGCTCGCGCGCGCTCTTGAAGACGAGCGCGTGCGAGCCGCGCTCCGCTTCATAAAAGAATCCGAAGGCGATACGCTGGAACTTCAGAAAAGAATAGCCCTCACTGAAAGCCCGACCTTCCACGAGGAAGGGCGCGCCGCGCTCGTCGCTGAACATTTCGAGCGGCTAGGCTTGAGCGGAATAACGCGCGACGAAACCGGCAACGTTTTCGGCGCGCTGCGCGGAAGCGGCTGCGGATGCGTCGCCGCCGAAGCGCATTTGGACACGGTATTCCCCTTCAGGACAGTCAAAGAAGTGACGGAAAAGGACGGGATACTTTACTGCCCGGGCATCTCCGACGATGCGCGCGGCCTCGCGGCGCTGCTGACCGTCGCGGAGGCGTTCGTAAAATCCGGCGTAAGAACAAAAAAAGACGTCGTCTTCCTCGCGACCGTTCGCGAAGAAGGGATAGGCGGCTGCGCCGGAATCTCGTACTTTCTTGAAAAACATCCTGCCGTAGAAAGCTGTTTGTCGATAGACGGCCCCGATTCCGACGTCGTCGTATGCGGCGGTCCCGGCATAAGGACGAGGCGCGTCACATTCAGAGGACGCGGCGGACACTCCTACGCGGCATACGGCAAAAACGGAAACCCAGTACACGCTGCGATAGCCGCCGCGGCTAAGCTCGCGGAGCTCGAGCTTCCGAAAAGTCCGAAAACGACCCTCTCGGTCACGAGCTTCCATGCCGGCACCGACGCGGGGGCGCACGCGATGCCGCCGGAGGCCTCTTTGATAGTAACCTATCGTTCAGAGAGCGCATGCGAACTGCGAAAACTCGACCGCGCAGCCGACGAGGCCATAGCGCGCGGCGCCGAAGAAGAAAACGCGCGCTGCGAAGCCCGCGATATAACGTTCGAGGTGCAGGAGCTCGTGGACATACCGGCCGCCTCCATGCCGGAAGACTCGGAAGCCGTCCTCCGCATGTCTGAAGCGATACGCGCGCTCGGAATGACGCCGCTGCTCGACCGTAATTGCCCGACGAACGCGAGCGCCGCGATGGGAAGAGGCGTCGCCGCCGTATGTGTAGGCGGCGGAGGCCGGGCGGGAGCGAACCACAGCCCCGGCGAATGGTTCGACCCGACGGACGCCTGCCTCGGCGTACAGGCGGCATTCCTGGGCCTCTTAACCGCGGCCGGCCTCGCGGACTGA
- the kdsB gene encoding 3-deoxy-manno-octulosonate cytidylyltransferase has translation MKTLAVIPARYASTRLPGKPMIEIAGVPLVVRVLENVSKCSNVDRVIVATDDERIARLVSSHGGEAVMTPPELPSGGDRVAYVARRVPSDYVLNVQVDDPLVGADMIDPLVEALDADSSVMLALLVKRIERMEEVEETSVVKAVFGADGRALYFSRSPIPYPRCGGGVWYKHIGPYGWRRDFLLDFASSEQTPLEKTESLEMLRVLERGHTIRCVPASRDTIEIDTPEDLIKIEKYFSGL, from the coding sequence ATGAAGACCCTTGCAGTGATACCCGCACGTTACGCCAGCACGCGGCTTCCTGGCAAACCCATGATAGAGATTGCCGGAGTCCCCCTTGTAGTCCGCGTACTGGAAAATGTTTCCAAGTGTTCCAACGTAGACAGAGTGATCGTAGCCACGGACGACGAGCGCATCGCGCGGCTCGTTTCGTCGCACGGCGGCGAGGCCGTCATGACGCCGCCGGAGCTGCCGAGCGGCGGCGACCGCGTGGCTTACGTGGCGCGGCGCGTGCCGTCTGACTACGTGCTCAACGTACAGGTGGACGACCCGCTCGTGGGTGCGGACATGATAGACCCGCTCGTCGAGGCGCTCGACGCCGATTCGTCCGTGATGCTCGCGCTTCTCGTGAAGCGCATCGAGCGCATGGAAGAGGTGGAGGAGACCAGCGTCGTGAAGGCCGTCTTCGGCGCGGACGGGCGCGCGCTTTATTTCAGCCGTTCGCCGATACCGTACCCGAGGTGCGGCGGCGGCGTCTGGTACAAGCACATCGGCCCCTACGGCTGGAGGCGCGATTTTCTGCTCGATTTCGCGTCTTCGGAGCAGACTCCGCTCGAAAAGACGGAGAGCCTCGAAATGCTCCGCGTGCTCGAACGCGGACACACGATACGCTGCGTCCCAGCGTCGCGCGACACGATCGAGATCGACACGCCGGAGGATCTCATAAAGATAGAAAAATATTTCTCCGGCCTTTGA
- a CDS encoding DUF1622 domain-containing protein has protein sequence MSILAYAPEVLHIFAEYSCAVIEFVSIVIIICGVGSALVRGAALRLSGRRAAKNEWIHLRLSLEETLMLGLQFLMAADIIGTISNPDLQGVAVLAVIVLLRVILSFTLSREVAEMDRREREINERAAETEKR, from the coding sequence ATGAGCATACTTGCATACGCGCCCGAAGTTCTGCACATATTCGCGGAATACTCCTGCGCCGTCATCGAATTCGTCAGCATTGTTATAATAATATGCGGCGTCGGTTCGGCGCTCGTCCGCGGCGCTGCGCTTCGGCTCTCGGGCCGCAGGGCGGCCAAGAACGAATGGATACACCTGCGGCTCTCGCTTGAAGAGACGCTCATGCTCGGCCTGCAGTTCCTCATGGCGGCGGATATAATAGGGACGATAAGCAATCCCGACCTTCAGGGCGTCGCGGTGCTCGCCGTCATCGTGCTGCTGCGCGTCATACTGAGCTTCACGCTGAGCCGCGAAGTCGCGGAGATGGACAGGCGCGAGCGCGAGATAAACGAACGCGCCGCGGAAACGGAAAAAAGATGA
- the fsa gene encoding fructose-6-phosphate aldolase: MKFFLDTANLDEIKEACSWGVVAGVTTNPTLVSKEGGIDFHTRVREIAEVVDGPVSAEAVSLEKAKLVEEAKVIAKIHPHVVVKIPLCPDGLGAARELTALGIKTNVTLVFSANQAILAAAAGATYVSPFVGRLDDIGEDGLKLVYDVVDIYRSYGIETKVIAASLRHPAHVLECAKAGADYATVPFKVLKMLFNHPLTTKGIDQFNADWAKYMEGKK, translated from the coding sequence ATGAAATTTTTCCTCGACACAGCCAACCTGGACGAAATCAAAGAAGCATGCTCGTGGGGCGTCGTCGCCGGCGTCACCACCAACCCGACGCTCGTATCCAAAGAGGGCGGCATCGACTTCCACACGCGCGTGCGCGAGATAGCCGAGGTGGTGGACGGCCCCGTCAGCGCCGAAGCCGTGTCGCTAGAAAAGGCGAAGCTCGTCGAAGAGGCCAAGGTCATCGCCAAGATACACCCGCATGTCGTCGTCAAGATACCGCTCTGCCCCGACGGACTCGGCGCGGCCAGGGAGCTGACGGCGCTCGGCATCAAGACCAACGTCACGCTCGTCTTCTCCGCCAATCAGGCGATACTCGCCGCGGCGGCGGGCGCGACCTACGTCAGCCCCTTCGTCGGACGCCTCGACGACATCGGCGAAGACGGACTGAAGCTCGTCTACGACGTAGTGGACATATACCGGTCCTACGGCATAGAGACGAAAGTCATAGCCGCAAGCCTGCGCCACCCGGCGCACGTCCTCGAATGCGCCAAAGCCGGCGCCGACTACGCTACCGTTCCATTCAAAGTCCTGAAAATGCTCTTCAATCACCCGCTCACGACCAAAGGCATAGACCAGTTCAACGCCGACTGGGCGAAGTATATGGAAGGGAAGAAATAG
- a CDS encoding DUF2284 domain-containing protein, with protein MLNYGTAALENRIPADEYIRGYVDVPRFLECCRACPNYTVKWSCPPYDFDPLALWRGFREFWIFGTKLTFGAEAGSGWDVWDKGGGVHAALAAEKTKLLDRALALEKEYPGSLALYAGSCEICGANCTKRFGSPCRRPDRMRYSIESLGGNVCDTAEKLLGTPIKWAADGKLPEYLVLVCGILLK; from the coding sequence ATGCTGAACTATGGCACGGCGGCGCTCGAAAACAGGATTCCCGCGGACGAATATATAAGGGGCTACGTTGACGTGCCGCGTTTTCTCGAATGCTGCCGCGCGTGCCCGAACTACACCGTCAAATGGTCGTGCCCGCCGTATGATTTCGACCCGCTTGCGCTCTGGCGCGGATTCCGCGAGTTCTGGATATTCGGCACTAAGCTGACCTTCGGCGCTGAGGCGGGAAGCGGCTGGGACGTTTGGGACAAGGGAGGCGGCGTACATGCGGCGCTCGCGGCGGAAAAGACAAAGCTGCTCGACCGCGCGCTGGCGCTCGAAAAAGAATATCCCGGCAGCCTCGCCCTCTACGCCGGAAGCTGCGAAATATGCGGCGCGAACTGCACGAAAAGATTCGGCTCGCCCTGCCGCCGCCCCGACCGGATGCGCTACTCTATAGAGTCGCTCGGCGGCAATGTGTGCGACACGGCGGAAAAGCTTCTCGGCACTCCTATAAAATGGGCCGCCGACGGGAAACTGCCGGAGTATCTCGTGCTCGTCTGCGGCATACTGCTCAAATAG